A region of Nocardioides alkalitolerans DNA encodes the following proteins:
- a CDS encoding biotin transporter BioY: MTTDAATNPDATPDTTEPTRTPRGTATDLALIAAFAALIAALTYLGAIPVGGAGVPITLQTFGVMLAGCLLGPVRGFLAVLLYLGLGFVGLPVFAGHTGGVGVLSQPSAGYLLSFPLAALVGGLLVAYVAGNAGKTRALVVFGCSLAASILVIHPMGIVGLMVQLDLTFTEAFKIDVVYWIGDLLKTTLVALIAAEVHRAFPRLLRGR; encoded by the coding sequence ATGACGACCGACGCCGCGACGAACCCCGACGCGACCCCCGACACGACGGAGCCCACCCGGACGCCGCGGGGCACTGCGACCGACCTCGCCCTCATCGCCGCGTTCGCGGCACTGATCGCGGCCCTCACCTACCTCGGCGCGATCCCCGTCGGCGGCGCCGGCGTGCCGATCACCCTGCAGACCTTCGGCGTGATGCTGGCCGGCTGCCTCCTCGGTCCGGTCCGCGGCTTCCTCGCCGTGCTGCTCTACCTCGGCCTCGGTTTCGTCGGTCTCCCCGTCTTCGCGGGCCACACCGGCGGCGTCGGCGTGCTCTCCCAGCCCAGCGCGGGCTACCTGCTCTCCTTCCCGCTGGCGGCCCTGGTCGGCGGCCTCCTCGTGGCGTACGTCGCGGGGAACGCCGGCAAGACCCGCGCGCTCGTCGTGTTCGGGTGCTCGCTGGCCGCCAGCATCCTCGTCATCCACCCGATGGGCATCGTCGGCCTCATGGTCCAGCTCGACCTGACCTTCACCGAGGCGTTCAAGATCGACGTGGTCTACTGGATCGGCGACCTGCTGAAGACCACGCTCGTCGCGCTCATCGCCGCCGAGGTGCACCGGGCCTTCCCGCGCCTCCTCCGCGGCCGCTGA
- a CDS encoding ABC transporter ATP-binding protein, protein MALIRLDAAGVTVPGPPAERTILAPTSLELTERRIGVIGGNGSGKSTLVRLLNGLVAPTTGRVLIDDVDVARRGAAVRRRVGFCFTDPAAQLVMPTCVEDVELSLRRTVRDRTARRATAVAVLERFGLAHLADVSVHALSGGQRQLLALAGVLATGPDVLVTDEPTTLLDLRNTRLVATTLFDLDVQLVLVTHDLELAARCERVLVVEDGAVVADGPAEASIAAYVASVGTGG, encoded by the coding sequence GTGGCGCTGATCCGGCTCGACGCCGCGGGCGTGACGGTGCCGGGCCCGCCCGCCGAGCGCACCATCCTCGCGCCCACGTCGCTGGAGCTCACCGAGCGCCGGATCGGCGTGATCGGCGGCAACGGGTCGGGCAAGTCGACCCTCGTCCGGCTGCTCAACGGGCTCGTCGCCCCGACCACGGGGCGGGTCCTGATCGACGACGTGGACGTCGCCCGACGCGGCGCGGCCGTGCGGCGACGGGTCGGGTTCTGCTTCACCGACCCCGCCGCCCAGCTGGTGATGCCGACCTGCGTGGAGGACGTGGAGCTCTCCCTGCGGCGCACGGTGCGCGACCGCACCGCCCGCCGGGCGACGGCCGTCGCCGTTCTCGAGCGCTTCGGCCTCGCCCACCTCGCCGACGTCAGCGTGCACGCGCTCTCGGGCGGCCAGCGCCAGCTGCTCGCGCTCGCCGGCGTGCTCGCCACGGGGCCCGACGTCCTCGTCACCGACGAGCCGACGACCCTCCTCGACCTGCGCAACACCCGGCTGGTCGCCACCACCCTCTTCGACCTCGACGTGCAGCTCGTGCTCGTCACCCACGACCTCGAGCTCGCCGCCCGCTGCGAGCGCGTGCTCGTCGTGGAGGACGGCGCCGTGGTGGCGGACGGGCCGGCGGAGGCCTCGATCGCGGCGTACGTGGCGTCGGTCGGGACCGGCGGGTGA
- a CDS encoding energy-coupling factor transporter transmembrane protein EcfT yields MSRGIGVGLYQPGATLLHRLPPGPKVVALAAVSVTIVAVRSMPAAFGFLAVALGLAVLTGVSLRLLVRSTRPVLVAAVVVAGFQWWFYGRDKAIETLVDLVALAVLALCLTASTPVNAMLDAVVRWLGPFRRFGVAPERVSLAFALAIAALPGMVELALETRDAARARGLGRHPRSYLTPFVVRVVGRAQETGDALQARGLGD; encoded by the coding sequence GTGAGCCGCGGGATCGGCGTCGGGCTCTACCAGCCGGGCGCGACGCTCCTGCACCGCCTGCCGCCCGGGCCGAAGGTCGTCGCGCTGGCGGCCGTGAGCGTCACCATCGTCGCGGTGCGCAGCATGCCGGCGGCGTTCGGCTTCCTCGCCGTCGCCCTGGGGCTCGCGGTCCTCACGGGGGTCAGCCTGCGCCTGCTGGTGCGCTCGACGCGACCGGTGCTCGTCGCCGCCGTCGTGGTCGCCGGCTTCCAGTGGTGGTTCTACGGCCGGGACAAGGCGATCGAGACGCTGGTCGACCTCGTCGCGCTCGCCGTGCTGGCGCTCTGCCTGACGGCGAGCACGCCGGTCAACGCGATGCTCGACGCCGTCGTGCGCTGGCTCGGCCCGTTCCGGCGCTTCGGCGTCGCGCCCGAACGCGTCTCGCTCGCGTTCGCCCTCGCCATCGCCGCCCTGCCGGGCATGGTCGAGCTGGCCCTGGAGACGCGCGATGCCGCCCGGGCCCGGGGGCTCGGACGGCATCCGCGCAGCTATCTCACGCCGTTCGTGGTCCGGGTCGTCGGACGCGCCCAGGAGACGGGCGACGCGCTCCAGGCCCGCGGCCTGGGCGACTGA
- a CDS encoding NAD(P)H-dependent oxidoreductase, translating to MTAPVRVAALVGSVRTGSVNRRLAEALRDRAPEGIEVDIVDGLADLPFYDDDVDAAGAPEAVQRVRERIAAADRVLFVTPEYNGRMPAVLANVIDWASRPYAAGAIKDKPFAVVGASFGRYGGVWAHDEARKSAVIAGGLVVEKGLSATPTTPDLSGDEQLVADALAVLTELVENAPAGAAA from the coding sequence ATGACCGCTCCCGTCCGCGTCGCCGCCCTCGTCGGCAGCGTCCGCACCGGCTCCGTCAACCGCCGTCTCGCTGAGGCGCTCCGCGACCGCGCCCCCGAGGGCATCGAGGTCGACATCGTCGACGGCCTCGCCGACCTGCCGTTCTACGACGACGACGTCGACGCCGCCGGCGCCCCCGAGGCCGTGCAGCGCGTCCGCGAGCGGATCGCCGCCGCCGACCGCGTGCTCTTCGTGACGCCGGAGTACAACGGCCGCATGCCCGCCGTCCTCGCCAACGTCATCGACTGGGCCTCGCGGCCCTACGCGGCCGGCGCCATCAAGGACAAGCCGTTCGCCGTCGTCGGCGCCTCCTTCGGCCGGTACGGCGGCGTGTGGGCCCACGACGAGGCCCGCAAGTCCGCCGTGATCGCCGGCGGGCTCGTGGTCGAGAAGGGTCTGTCGGCCACGCCGACCACCCCGGACCTCTCGGGGGACGAGCAGCTCGTCGCCGACGCGCTGGCCGTGCTGACCGAGCTCGTCGAGAACGCCCCGGCGGGTGCCGCCGCCTGA